A genomic segment from Bacteroidales bacterium encodes:
- a CDS encoding AAA family ATPase has product MKEYYRELIIDFVDRDLSAIKSRELLLPDEPGRIITVIGARRVGKTYLFLHHIDKLRNKIQASKLLYVNFENDKLFFVSYRVIIALVK; this is encoded by the coding sequence ATGAAAGAATATTATAGAGAACTAATCATAGATTTTGTAGATCGGGATTTATCGGCAATAAAATCAAGAGAGCTTTTACTGCCCGATGAACCTGGTAGAATAATTACAGTAATTGGTGCGAGACGTGTTGGAAAAACCTACTTATTCTTACACCATATTGATAAGTTGCGTAATAAAATTCAAGCCTCAAAATTGCTATATGTTAATTTTGAGAATGATAAATTGTTTTTTGTTTCTTACAGGGTCATCATCGCGCTTGTTAAGTAA